The genomic stretch accTAGCTACTGCCCCATACACCTATTTATATGGGAACTCTAAACTAACTCCTATTTATATGGGAAATCTAAACTTACTCCtatttatatgagaaatctaaACTAACTCCTATTTATATGGGAATACTAATTAACTGGGCCTTTCTTATTCTTTCCCACATATACTCTCCATTGTTTAGGCCCCAAATTATATTTGTTAACTGACACATCCCCATCATCACTTGTGGGGTCCGATCCATTCCTATCACCCACATTCCGTCATCACACCTTTGTGGATGAAGATTCATATGCTCATCGGGTAGAGATGCGTCTATTCTGTTTCATGCAGGATATGTGCGCCACATTTAATATGTCTGGGAAGTATCTCACCCACGAGACTGATACATGGGCTGCTACACAGTGATACCGAAACCTACTAGCTTGTCTTTTTATGAAATGTCTTTGGTATGTACTGATAAAAGTGGCAACAACGGATGACGTGACGCACCCTAAATGGGTTATTTTCAAATACTAATACACAATTGTACCTCTAATCGTTGAtaacttttgttgttttgttgtggtAGATTACACGCTGTTGAAAAGAGCTACAAGCTCACCATGTCTGATTGAGACACCACATCAAGCTAAATACAGTGTAGACGTCGCTCATCTCTCCCGACCGGTGAGAATCAGAAAAAGCCAAGCACCATATATCTTTTGAGGGAATTCTGGTATTTTACATTATCCAGAACTTGCACTTGTTCTTCGTGATTCACTCTAGACTTGACACACACGCAGAGGCaaattttgttgtttattttagCCCAGTGCCTTTTAGCCACCCCTGTTTATCATATATCCTTTGTATAACCCTTTGAGTTTTTCCATTTTTCTTTACCACATCATTTAACCATTAGCCCAAACACTTCCCTACCTTGTTCAGAGTAATGTGGGTCGTTCTTGAATCCGAGTTTcattctaagtttggggttgctTTTGGAATAGCAACCTTTAAGTTTGGGGAACTGCACACAGATAAGGTGAAACATAGTCAGCTTTAGATGAGCTGGTCTCCTGTGAATTTTCCAAGCAAGTTTCCCGGGTATGACGTGGTTTGTTGCAGTGGTCACACCAAAGGTTTGAAAAATTCTTCTGGTTAGTTGAACTTTTAAGGGCAGTAGCTTCTGCAGCAAGAGCATTGGTCTCGGGAGGAGGTGGAACAATTTTGATCTTTCCCATCATTACACTTCTCCTAGTTTCCTCTCTTCTGACTTCAGCAAAGACCTCACCCAATGAAGGTAAGGTTGCTCTCCCAATGATCCTGCCACGAACTTCATCTAGCTCCTCATTCAGACCTGCAAGAAATTGAAATGTTCTACCTTCTTCCACTGTCTGTTGATGGTGTTTGGCATCCTCTGCTGAGTTCCACTTGTAAGTGTTGAAGAGATCAAGGTCCTGCCAAACCCGCTTCAAAGAGTAGAAGTATTTTGTCACATTATTACCTCCCTGCCGAATTTCTCTGGCTTGCAAGGTGAGTTCATAAATCTGAGATTTATTTCCAAGGTCAGAATACATTTCTGTGACACTATCCCATAGATCTTTGGCTGTGGAACAGCACATGTAATTACTGCTAATGTCCTCCTCCATGGAGTTTACCAGCCAAATCATGACCATGGAGTTTTCAGAATCCCAAACAACATACCGTGGATCAGCAGTATCTGGCTTGGGTCGCTCACCATTGAGGTATCCGAGTTTTCCTCTGCCAGGAATATACAACTGGACAGATTGGTGCCACCGGAAGTAGTTCGACCCATTGAGTCGAAAGGTGGTGATTTGGACAGAATGAGATTCGCCGAAAATAACTCGCTGCAAGTCTTTGGGGGCGACAATCTCCTCTTTATTCTGATCATCGCTGGTGGTTGAGGAACTGTCAACCATGGCTGCAAATCAGAGGCGCAAAGATCGTTGCTCTGATCTCAAGTTGAAATATTTGATAATATTAAATCATAGCTGTACAAGAATTCCTCCTTTTTATAGAGGAATTACAGTAGGTGATTGACTATAGATTTGGAAGGAAATCCTAAATTAAAGAAAGAATAAATCATAATAAGAACCTACCTAAAATAAACTATATAGAAAAGGAACAAAATAATTATATACAGACAGAATTATTTTCTGCCAGTTAAGAGCTAAAATGCTGTAATTTACAGCCTGTCAACAATTATAAATAAAGCTTTATGCTGAGAGCAATGTATCTCAAGCACATTCATAACATTTTCTCCCTATTGTTTTACAATTTGTTTGGTGAATGTCTTGAAGATGTTATGCGAACTGGAAATCAGGGACATTTTCTCCCTATTGTTTTACAATTTGTTTGGTGAATGTCTTGAAGATGTTATGCGAACTGGAAATCAGGGACATTTTCTCCCTATTGTTTTACAATTTGTTTGGTGAATGTCTTGAAGATGTTATGCGAACTGGAAATCAGGGACGTTTGTGTGGATTCTCAAACTGTTTGGTTCAAATCTCCTTCTTAAGTCCTGGCAAGAGACCTGATTTCAAGCTCCGGATTACCATATtagaaaagagagaaagtgaagaaaagTGAGATATAGAAGATTCCATTTTCTGTTATCCAGAAGATCTAATATCAAAAGTTAGTTACAATAATCAGTTATGAGTATTTATAACCAAGAGACTGTGCTGAATCAGAACAGTCAGTTACATTCTGTTACAAGCTTTTAGGCCTTGTTTGACTAAGCTATATTTGAATATATTAGCTATTTCTCAATTAAGTTAATGTTTTGTTTACCATTTTATGCAGAAAGAAGAGGCATTCTAGCTTTTATTTCAGATTACACGGAAGTTACTTTAATAGCTCCTGACCTTTAAATTTATTGGTTTTGTTGGTGCTCCagtttttctatcttttttcCATGTATTCTGGCTGTTGAGGGACATTGTAACCGTGACAGTTAGCAAGTAACAACTATTTGGAAAGGCACATTTATCATAATAAAGATATATAGTATTAGTTTAAATACTCTTGCAACATTCTATAATAATAGTACCAAATGGGTGGTTGTTTCCCTTTTCCATTCCCAAAATAAACAAGTGAAGTAACTATGTATTGAGCTTCTCTGCTACTTTCAATACTTGTTACTAGTAGGGGTGGACAAAAACCGCCCACCCGACCCAACCCAGTGAAAACCGAAAAAAACGTTCCGTTTTGTCAAGTGTTGGGGGTAATACTTCTAAGCCAGAATTCATTCACTCACTTGGTGCACTCGCTCAACTTCTCTCAATGTATCGTTTCCACCACTCTTTGATCAAAGTTCTCTCacagttattttatttaaagaagTTGTCGGCGGTTGAATATAACTTGTATTGgatgttattttatattaaagaagTTGTCGGcggttgaatattttatttaattattttgaaggtCTTACCAATTTACTTATTTTGGTTTCTTGGTTGGCATATTGTCTTAACTTCATTACAATGATCAGGATGATGAAACAACCTTATCCGAGGAAGAAAAACTGGGTAGAGTTGATGCAATTGAACCAAAAGATGAGGTTAAGAGCTAATAagctttatatatatattgttttgttATCCTCATGACCAAGCTTTTATTATATGTAGATTGCATTACTACAAAAAAAGAGTAACATGTCGGTTGAGTAACTACTTGTAAGGTATAAAAGGTAGGTGGTATTCATCTCTAGTTGTTGCTAATGGCTTAATTCATTGGTATTAAAACCATCATTTAATTTTAGTGCCAACTAGTATGATGATGACTATAGCTATGCTTGCACATCTTGCCTGTGAAAAGGGGATTTGGAGTCCACATCTAATTGTAGTGCCAACTAGTGTGATGCTTAACTGGGAGACTGAATTTCTGACATGGTGTCCTGCGTTTAAAATAATTTCTGAAATGGTGTCATGCGTTTAAAATTTTGACCTATTTTGGAAGCGCACAGGAGGGAAAGCATAAAGACAAGGATGGTTAAAACCAAATTCATTTCACGTATGCATAACAACATATAGATTAGTTATTTGTTAGGTACCAAATATGTGTGTGTAAGCCCAATTGGCTTAGGCCCATTTGGAGTAATCAAAAGTAGAAGATTAGAGGAGATAGTTAGTTACAGGAGAGAGAACGGGTAGAGTTGGTTATAAAGAGGGTGGAAAGTAAGAGTATAGGTATCGGGGAGAAATCATTTGTTTTAGTTATGGACAGAGAATATTGTTCTCTGTAGGAGCTTGGCTCTGGGGTAGATTGGGATTCTTCCCTTTCTGCATCTTATATTTCATCATTAATCAAATTCCGTTTATTTCCTAAAGTTTTactgttttatttctttaatttctGTTTCGGAATTTCGGGATCCTAACAATGGTCCGACCTACCGGATGCATCGAGGAAGAGCCAGTGACGTTGTCGGAGAAGGTACTTCCAATCTTTGATGGAACGGAAGACGCTTACTGGTGGCTGATCCAGTTGGATCGGTACTTTGAAGCCAACCGCTGGATTTCAGAAAAGATGAAAGTAGACTGGGTGACTCTGTTTGCATTGAGAGGAGAAGCTTCTTTATGGTGGTATTCTTGGAAGAAAAACCATCAAAGTGCAACAtggaaggaatttgaaatggccTTTATCAAGAATTTCATCCCAGATCTGTGGGATATGCTTGAAGTTGCAGAGGATGAGGAGAACCAGGGCGATGACCACATTCTAACTGAAAATAATGAGGAGTCAAAGAATAGTGGTGTTGAATCGGTGATAGAGGAAGACCAGATGTTAGTTGACAAGAGGAATGAAGAAGAGGAGATCTCAACTACTGATTGGTGCAAAGGAACCGACGTCAAAGGATTAACCCTTGAAACTAAGAAGATGCAAGAACCACTACGGTCAATGGCGATATTTCTCAATATGGATATCACAGGAAGCAAGGAAGTGAAAGAATTCAAAGGGTGTGTTGAATCAGGAAGGTTTGAGAAGATAAACGTATCAAGCACAATGGTGGAGAGAGTATGTGCACATAAATCATACTTGAGATCACCATTGAAGCCGACATACGCCGGACGATTTGTAACGGCACTACCGCGGCGAATCTTGCAACCCCCACCGAtcaaaacaagatcaagctgGACAATACCCTCTTTAGTGAGGAAACCACCAAAGCCGCCAGATGTTAAACACCATGTGAAGAGTCCACCACAACAAAAATTGTTGGAAGAGTTTCCAAGGGTAAACGGTAAGAAGCAACTGATGATGATGGGAGTCGAAGGGGAAAACAATCGTAAGTCTCGCAAAAAAGGGGTGAAGGTGAGTTACGACCGCTTAGATAATTATAGGTCTAAGTTTGACAATGACACCATCGATTCTTCATCTCTGAAGGATTCAATCATTTTTTCCTTTTCTCAAAAAGAATCACACCGAAAACTATACTGTGCAGCGAAGAAGATTCAAAGGGCATGGGGCTCCACCATGGTCGGAGAAATGCCTAAGACAGTCCCTCCACACTTGAAACAGTCAATTGCCGTCCACCGTATAGTTACGATGCCATCACTGCAGAACGACTTTAGTGAGGAAACCACCAAAGCCGCCAGATGTTAAACACCATGTGAAGAGTCCACCACAACAAAAATTGTTGGAAGAGTTTCCAAGGGTAAACGGTAAGAAGCAACTGATGATGATGGGAGTCGAAGGGGAAAACAATCGTAAGTCTCGCAAAAAAGGGGTGAAGGTGAGTTACGACCGCTTAGATAATTATAGGTCTAAGTTTGACAATGACACCATCGATTCTTCATCTCTGAAGGATTCAATCATTTTTTCCTTTTCTCAAAAAGAATCACACCGAAAACTATACTGTGCAGCGAAGAAGATTCAAAGGGCATGGGGCTCCACCATGGTCGGAGAAATGCCTAAGACAGTCCCTCCACACTTGAAACAGTCAATTGCCGTCCACCGTATAGTTACGATGCCATCACTGCAGAACGAGTTACGTTGGGTGCTTATGATGGAGAATCCGGGTCGAGTGAAAGAGGGTGATAGAAGGGCAAACTTGTCTTTAGGTAAGTTGGGTGAATTCTTTAATTTAATGGGTCTGACCCAAGTTGTTGATAGTTATGGGGTTCAAGAAAAATGGGTTTGTAGTATATGGGACCCAACCCCAGAAACACCACTTGAGAATTGGGAAAAAAATTGTGTTGACCAAATATGTTGTGTTTTCCCATTGCCCCTAACTAGAGCCTTTATAGAAGTATTGCATTTCAATACTATTGGGGAAAAATATCCTTCAGTTCCATACTCCACAAGAAATGGAAGAAATACTCTTTTAAGTGCCTTACAGATGGTTACATATGCTATTGCCAAGTGGGTATATAACCATGTCAAGGTACTAAGTGCTTTACAGATGTCTATCTATGCTACTGCCAAGTGGGTACATACCTTGGATGGTTCATGGAATTCTTTGCTCCCATCATTGCATGGTAAGTCCCAATTTCAATATAGAAAATTTGAGAAGGCAATGAAGCAATCCTCCACATATGTTTTGTTCACTCAATATCTCTCAATTTTTCGGGGGCTACTTGATACACTTAAAAGCTTTATTTCCTACTTCATGGATATGGAAGCAAATCATGTAACCTATGAAGAAAGTTTATTCCAATACACAAATTATCAGAGTGCACACCTACAACATGAGTCCATGATAAATGAGTATATGTGCTCTTCCCTCACTGCCATTTACTTGGTTAGAGCTGcaaattttgttttgttgtttggaAACTCTATAACAAATGGTGTTGACATGATGCTGGAGAGTATAGGAGATGCAACCATAGTTAGGCTGGAAGCATCAACTAAGCTTGTTATTCAAGTGAATCGGGTTGTTGCGATGGATGAGGGTCTATTTCCTCAGCAAGTTGAAAAAAGTAGCAGGCTACGATGCAAATGTAGAGCGGGGGAAATTGTTTGGGTGGTTCAAAGGGTTGAAACCGGATCATCAACCTCTGAACAGTGGGACCCAGGTGGAAGGACCCTAATTTTCAACTATTGTACAAGGAGAGTTTTTAGAAGAACTACCATGGGTCAATTTTTATTTCAGTGGAAAAGAATGTTTTTTCATGATTGGGTCAATATCCCCACCGTTCAGATCAATCATATGTGTTTTCTTAAACCCACCATTGGAGAATGTGTTTATGGGGCAGCACCAGGTTTTAAAATCTGGGAGTTTGAATGGCAGCAACAGTTCGTTGCAACTTTTATTGTGTTGCTCAAGTATAGGATCTATGGAAAATGTTCAGGCCCAAACCACACAAGAATTCAATATTATGAGTACACAAATGTCTCAGCACCAACAAGGGAGGAAGCCTCTAGTGGAACAGCAGAGTTTATCAAGCAACCAAAATCTCTGTTCAATACTGCAGGTTATAACAAGGCAGCAGCTACTGGAAAGTGAATTCTTTTTTCTCTGCCTTGAGGACAAGGCACATTTTAAGGGGGTGGTATTGTTAGGTACCAAATATGTGTGTGTAAGCCCAATTGGCTTAGGCCCATTTGGAGTAATCAAAAGTAGAAGATTAGAGGAGATAGTTAGTTACAGGAGAGAGAACGGGTAGAGTTGGTTATAAAGAGGGTGGAAAGTAAGAGTATAGGTATCGGGGAGAAATCATTTGTTTTAGTTATGGACAGAGAATATTGTTCTCTGTAGGAGCTTGGCTCTGGGGTAGATTGGGATTCTTCCCTTTCTGCATCTTATATTTCATCATTAATCAAATTCCGTTTATTTCCTAAAGTTTTACTGTTTATTTCTTTAATTTCTGTTTCGGAATTTCGGGATCCTAACATTATTCACGTATGCATAATAACATATAGATTAGTTATTTTGGAAGCGCAAAAAGTGAAAATACTTGATCTTAGATGAAGCTCACCTCATTAAAAACTGGAAATCACAAAGGTGGCAGACACTGTTGAATTTCAATTCAAACCGACGAATTCTGTTGACTGGTACGAGTACACCGCTACAGAATGATCTCATGGAACTGTGGTCTCTCATGCATTTCTTGATGCCCTTGTTTTCCAGTCACACCAAGAGTTTAAGGACTGGTTTAGTAATCCTATATTAGGAATGGTAGAGGGAGAGGAAAAAGTTAATAAGGAGGTTGTTGATCGCCTGCATAATTTCCTTCGTTCATTCTTACCCCGTCGATTAAAGAGAGATGTAGAAAAGCAACTTCACGTGAAAATTGAGCATCTGACACGGATATTTGTACGACACGTATCTTACACGTTTTTACAGTGTCCaacgaaaaaaataatttaattacagCGGACAAAAGTGAGACAACTGTGTTTCTGAACCCATCTTACAAGCAGCGATGCTCTGATATTCTTTCACGACTATTGTCACCAATCAGGCCCGCAATTGTCCATCGTCAAGTATATTTCCCAGATAGGCGATTTGTCCAATTCGACTGTGGAAAATTACAGGAGCTAGCAATTTTACTGAGGAGATTAAATCCGAAGGTCACCGAGCTCTGATATTCACTCAGATGACTAAGATGCTTGACATATTAGAAGCGTTCATTAATTTGTATGATTTTACTTACATGTGCTTAGATGATTTGTATGATTTTACTTACATGTGCTTAGATGGAGAGGCAAAACTTAATGCAGCGCTTTAACACAAACCCCAAATTTTTTCTTTTCATCAGTGATGATTATTGTTGTTTACAGTGATTAAAGGCTTTGAACTAATTCTCACACTCTACAGGTGATTAAggtttgtgtttttttgtttattgttgttgttgtttctctGATTTCTCAGTTCTGTCACTCTCTCAGTTCTCTAACTCGTAGTGTatgaatattgttgttgtttacaGTTGATTAAAGGTTTTGGACCAATTGTGTATATGGATCAAGGGTGATTAAGGTTATGATTTTGACTGtcagtttgttttgtttttaactaCTTTTGAACAATTTTTTCTTTAGTTAATTGTGTTTTCTCTGTGGATTTTTACCTCTTTTGATTTAGGTTTTCAACAAGGTTGTTACCTATTCTTAACAAGGTTTTCAACAAGGTCAAATTGGAATGGATCAAGGCAACTGTAAGTTGAAAACTACTTGCTGCTGTGCTGTTTGATAttaatttgaaaatgaaagtTGTTTGAAGATTCTGCAATACTGGTTAAATGGTCACTAGTTGC from Vicia villosa cultivar HV-30 ecotype Madison, WI linkage group LG4, Vvil1.0, whole genome shotgun sequence encodes the following:
- the LOC131594766 gene encoding uncharacterized protein LOC131594766 isoform X2; translation: MVRPTGCIEEEPVTLSEKVLPIFDGTEDAYWWLIQLDRYFEANRWISEKMKVDWVTLFALRGEASLWWYSWKKNHQSATWKEFEMAFIKNFIPDLWDMLEVAEDEENQGDDHILTENNEESKNSGVESVIEEDQMLVDKRNEEEEISTTDWCKGTDVKGLTLETKKMQEPLRSMAIFLNMDITGSKEVKEFKGCVESGRFEKINVSSTMVERVCAHKSYLRSPLKPTYAGRFVTALPRRILQPPPIKTRSSWTIPSLVRKPPKPPDVKHHVKSPPQQKLLEEFPRVNGKKQLMMMGVEGENNRKSRKKGVKVSYDRLDNYRSKFDNDTIDSSSLKDSIIFSFSQKESHRKLYCAAKKIQRAWGSTMVGEMPKTVPPHLKQSIAVHRIVTMPSLQNDFSEETTKAARC
- the LOC131594766 gene encoding uncharacterized protein LOC131594766 isoform X1; translated protein: MMMGVEGENNRKSRKKGVKVSYDRLDNYRSKFDNDTIDSSSLKDSIIFSFSQKESHRKLYCAAKKIQRAWGSTMVGEMPKTVPPHLKQSIAVHRIVTMPSLQNELRWVLMMENPGRVKEGDRRANLSLGKLGEFFNLMGLTQVVDSYGVQEKWVCSIWDPTPETPLENWEKNCVDQICCVFPLPLTRAFIEVLHFNTIGEKYPSVPYSTRNGRNTLLSALQMVTYAIAKWVYNHVKVLSALQMSIYATAKWVHTLDGSWNSLLPSLHGKSQFQYRKFEKAMKQSSTYVLFTQYLSIFRGLLDTLKSFISYFMDMEANHVTYEESLFQYTNYQSAHLQHESMINEYMCSSLTAIYLVRAANFVLLFGNSITNGVDMMLESIGDATIVRLEASTKLVIQVNRVVAMDEGLFPQQVEKSSRLRCKCRAGEIVWVVQRVETGSSTSEQWDPGGRTLIFNYCTRRVFRRTTMGQFLFQWKRMFFHDWVNIPTVQINHMCFLKPTIGECVYGAAPGFKIWEFEWQQQFVATFIVLLKYRIYGKCSGPNHTRIQYYEYTNVSAPTREEASSGTAEFIKQPKSLFNTAGYNKAAATGK